TGCAGGAATTGCCGAAGAAGAGTTTCATCAGAGACTGACCCATGCACGCGTGACCGCTATTTATCCTTGCACCGAGTTTCTTCTTCCTGCGTTCCCGTAGGCAGAATTCAGAACTTTGAGCCGTTTGCGGTTCGTCTTCCGGTCGATTTGCTCGAGTTTATTGCTCCTCAGCATGATCGTGTGAATGGACGTGGAGTGCTGTGTGGTTGGGTGGGGACGGTGGTTATCATGCAAACCATAACGCCACTTTGTTTGGGCAAGCGTCTGACTTCTCGTCGGTGTTTGACTTGAACCGATGAAGAATCTTCAGCTGGGATGACATGGGAGCACGAAGTCATACTGGAAGATCGCAGTGGTCCAATGCGCGCATGGCACCTGACAGTGTTGTTTGCTGAAGCTTTGGTCCAATTTAAGAGCATCGCGCAGATTCGCATGCACGAGGACGAGTTCACGCATAACTAGTAGCAGCgatatatataaaatacattGGTTCTTGGAAAAGAAACGAAAACATTTGGTGCGTCTACAGTCGTTGTGTATAGTGGTGAGTATTCTCGCCTGTCACGCAGGTGGCCCGGGTTCGATCCCCCTGCAACggccattttttatttttccttttgtcATCACCCGTATATAAAAACCAAAGAGAGGTGCAACGCCTGGCACCGAATCaccttatgtaattttttttagatcaaAAGGGTATTCCTCTTTTTCATTTATATAAAATGAAACACAGTATAGCTGTGCAAATAAAACCCGCAATAGAAACGCTCCATGCATTGCAGTAAGCACCGACGTACTACCACCACCAGCAACAGTACTAACTCCAAGGTAATGGAACCAGCCTGAATACATGAACGCAGAACGGTAACTCAACCGGAAGCCTATCCTATTACAAAAGGGTCGTTGTTCAGCATGAAGCGAAGTCCGTTGTGGTCGATCTCGCGCCCTCCAGGTCAGTCCTGGAGCCTCCCAATTAATCTTCTCGAGAGCAGAAATACAGAGATCCATCTTCAGCAGGTCGGAGTACCGGCACAAAGGCCGCCATCTTTTCGAATGCAGGCAGCGCTGTCCGACGACGCCAGAGCACCTGCAGGCCACCCCACTATTCATGGTGAAGATCAGAAGATGCATATTATTCCTTTTTTCCCCAAATGCTCTAAAGGTTGGCAGCACAAGCAGTGTTCAAGACTATGCTTATCACGGCCCACCCACTAGCAAAtaattcaaaatccaaacaaataTGAAATATCACAGTAAGACGTGGTTAAACTTACTCAGACAGTCAAACTGGGTAGTCTTACACCTTTGCACCACTGTCAGCCCGAATCAGCCAATCCCCGCCAGTTTCCTGAACCATGTTAACTTCTATTACTGAAAGAACGAACCAACATTAATGAATACGACTGCTAGTCCTTACCATGATAACAGCATCCCTTGGCACCAGATCTTGGAATAAGCACTGGACATCAATCCAGGGCAAGGGCAAGCTTGCTCCAGCTTTGCCTCGAACCATCAATTGTGCAGAAGCCTCGCAGGCTGAGGTTAGGTTTCTATTCCTTTTCAGATGGTGTCCTGGTGAGCCATTCAGCAGAACAGAACCATCGCAACCCTACATATCACAAGCAGTTCAGTAACATACCTTCTGAACACCATTGAAGTAGTTCAAAATAGTGGTTACTATCGAGCTGCATGTATCGACCAGTTCACCCAAAAGTCTAAACAGATAGAGAAAGATAGACAATTCACTTATATTTCAACAGTTGCTTACTCCATATCTATTGCATGTTTCTTGCAATATTCTTAATTTCCTATAGGTATCAAAATTGACGCAGACAACTTGATGTACAAAGAAGAGGATCAAGAATTCATAATCATGTTATGCACAACCATTACTATATATAGAATGAGAATCAAATGATAACCTTTAAGGTTCAATGATGTAACTTCCaaacctaaactatgatggctgcAAGATATGCATTCAAAAGGAACTCAAACCTCTCACGCAGCATAACAAACAAACGACACAACAGTTTTACTATGAAACACAGGATGCACTTACCATGGAGCAACATGATGGCTGCTGATAAGTCATTAGCTGTCCACTGTTTAACTGAAATAGCAAAGTATTCATAATTCGTTAGGGGTTTTTAAAGCTGTGGAGGCTCATGTATGTTGGACCTCTGAAGTTCACCTGGCATGTAGTCCAAAATTGTTTCAGATTTCAGACTCATCTAATAAGAGGCAAGTGACCATCACCTGAATTTTCTGCAGAGGAAAATTTGTCTGCACATATAATAACCTATCTTCAGAAGAAACTTTGTGAAGAGGAAAATTTGTCCCCATAGACCATAAATTATCTTCAAATGACACTGCAACCAGCTTCTTTTCCTTTGGATGTTTCCACCAATAATTTCCTTGTCCTCTGAGCATCCTCCCATAAACATGATTCTGCATACAAGTTTGCAAGCACAGCATAGTTCACAGAACTCTCAGAATCTATACTTAAAAGATTCTTGGCCACAGTTTTTCCAAGAGGCATGTTTCCATGTATTTTACAAGCTCCAAGCATTGCACCGTACATGGATGTGTTGGGTTCAGCATTCGTCTTCTGAACAAGCCTCCATGCATCTTCTAACTGACCTCCACGAGCAAGAAGGTCAATAGCAGAGCTGTAATGCTCGGCTCTTGGATCAATACCATACTTGCCCAACATGGTTGTGAAATATTCCATCCCTCTGTTCATCAGACCAGAATGGCTGCATGCAGATAGAAGAGAAAGGAATGTCACATCATTTGGCTTTACACCATCCTCCTCCATCCTATCAAAAAGGGTCACAGCATCTTCTCCAAAACCATTTTGCGCACAGGCAGTAATAAGTGAAGTCCACGAAATCACGTTTCGGTAGGGCATTTCATCAAAAGCACGTCTGGCATCTGAAAATGCTCCTACCTTTGCATACATGTCAACTAGAGCATTGTCCAATGCCACATCACCCATAGGTTGTTTCTTGCACATATAAGCATGAATTTGTGTCCCAAATTTTATTGATGCTATATTAGCACAAACGCCAAGCAAGGAGCTTAACAGAACACCATCGATTTTTAAATCCTTATGATGAATCTTACAAAAGAGATTCATTGCATCTTCACTGTGGTTTCTATCCATGGAGTATCCACTGATCAGTGCAGTAGATGACACGAGGTCTGGTTCAAGCATGGAGTCATATATCACTCTTGCACTGCTCAAGCTCCGGCATTTTGCATAAGAATCGATAAGTGATGCAATAACAACCTTTTCGTCCCAATAACCCAGCTTGACGATGCAAGTGTGAATTAGCTCCACATTAGAAAGCACACTGACTGCGCCACAGGCTTTTAGAGCACTTCCAAATGTAAAATGGTCAGGCAGCATCGCTGTCAAATTTTGATGCGAATGATTGgaaatccaaacaaaaaaaatgtatcACACATTGATTGAGAAGTgaagaaaaaaacaacaacagcACAACAAAAAGTTTAAAATGGACTGAAGAAAGATTTGAGAAGTCATCGAAAA
The sequence above is drawn from the Phragmites australis chromosome 10, lpPhrAust1.1, whole genome shotgun sequence genome and encodes:
- the LOC133930647 gene encoding pentatricopeptide repeat-containing protein At3g20730-like, with amino-acid sequence MSLVNGPKSAAALYSSLLQSCIGSNAFRQGKSIHHRIVASSLPPDLHLSTKLVIFYARFGDVASAGKVFDGMPHRSVVSWTAMVSGYAKNGRPQEALELFALMLRSGARPNQFTFGSAASACAGAGCARIGEQVHGCAAKGRFAGDMFVQSALMDMHLRCGSVADARRLFAAMERKDVVSWNALLRGFVERGHYSDALGLFSPLLRDAMLPDHFTFGSALKACGAVSVLSNVELIHTCIVKLGYWDEKVVIASLIDSYAKCRSLSSARVIYDSMLEPDLVSSTALISGYSMDRNHSEDAMNLFCKIHHKDLKIDGVLLSSLLGVCANIASIKFGTQIHAYMCKKQPMGDVALDNALVDMYAKVGAFSDARRAFDEMPYRNVISWTSLITACAQNGFGEDAVTLFDRMEEDGVKPNDVTFLSLLSACSHSGLMNRGMEYFTTMLGKYGIDPRAEHYSSAIDLLARGGQLEDAWRLVQKTNAEPNTSMYGAMLGACKIHGNMPLGKTVAKNLLSIDSESSVNYAVLANLYAESCLWEDAQRTRKLLVETSKGKEAGCSVI